In a single window of the Bacillota bacterium genome:
- a CDS encoding TetR/AcrR family transcriptional regulator, whose amino-acid sequence MPTGGAGGGWRVDNFLAELYDTSALTTFPLDGRVEATAPRRRQDRKEEILEAAADLLAAGTEPRRLTMDGVAARAGIGKATLYHHFPDRQSLLSALAARGLIHPAEAALDRREAILQAALRTYATLGLPAATMEEVAREAGVSLAALYRHFPTKDNLVEALLRRFSVLDDVTRLAAPDFTGDDREALYSLALRLLQVAVERAPLVRLVLSTAPTHPEAAREAFRQGPGRVIALLAAYIDSRVRAGVFRPGDALVRAHCFVSMCVMFGLAASVPGLAPALPLSAVAREYADLFYEGLRLRE is encoded by the coding sequence CCGACCGGGGGAGCCGGGGGAGGCTGGCGCGTTGACAACTTCTTAGCGGAACTTTATGATACAAGTGCTCTCACAACGTTCCCATTAGACGGGAGGGTCGAAGCGACGGCACCGAGGCGACGGCAGGACCGGAAAGAAGAGATCCTCGAGGCGGCGGCCGACCTTCTCGCGGCCGGCACCGAACCGCGGCGCCTGACCATGGACGGCGTCGCGGCACGCGCCGGCATCGGGAAGGCCACTCTGTACCACCACTTCCCCGACCGCCAGTCACTCTTGAGCGCCCTGGCCGCGCGGGGTCTCATCCACCCGGCCGAGGCGGCGCTCGACCGACGCGAGGCCATCCTGCAGGCCGCCCTCCGGACATACGCCACCCTGGGACTCCCGGCCGCCACGATGGAAGAGGTCGCGCGGGAAGCCGGGGTGAGCCTCGCTGCCCTCTACCGGCACTTCCCGACCAAAGACAACCTTGTCGAGGCCCTCCTCCGGCGGTTCTCGGTCCTTGACGACGTCACCCGCCTGGCGGCTCCGGACTTCACCGGCGACGACCGCGAGGCCCTCTACTCCCTCGCCCTGCGCCTGCTCCAGGTGGCCGTCGAGCGGGCTCCTTTGGTCCGCCTGGTGCTGAGCACGGCGCCGACCCACCCGGAGGCCGCCCGGGAGGCCTTTCGCCAGGGTCCCGGGCGGGTCATAGCCTTGCTCGCCGCGTACATCGACAGCCGGGTCAGGGCCGGCGTTTTCCGCCCCGGCGATGCCCTTGTGCGCGCCCACTGCTTCGTCTCGATGTGCGTCATGTTCGGCCTGGCTGCCTCTGTGCCCGGCTTGGCGCCGGCCCTCCCATTGTCCGCCGTGGCCCGAGAATACGCCGACCTGTTCTACGAAGGCCTGCGCCTCAGAGAGTGA
- a CDS encoding ATP-binding cassette domain-containing protein, with translation MQPAIQTFGITRRFGDLVAVDGLDLTVEPGEILALLGPNGSGKTTVINMLSGLLRPTKGRCLVAGLDPVTDPVGVRRRLGVCHQETLLYDELTGRENLCFAADLYGLPPALARRRAGELLELMGLSHRQHDRVGTYSGGMQRRLALARALLADPPVTVLDEPTLGVDVQARAAIWDYIRLLAGQGKAVMLTTNYMEEAEALAHRIAVIDRGRRVALGTPEELKDLVGGDIIETELAGDAAAFAPAVRQLPGVRGVSAQASRLTLTAQDGATLLPKVLALLSDSTTVRAASLRRPSLNDTFLQLTGRELRD, from the coding sequence GTGCAACCGGCTATCCAGACTTTCGGTATAACCCGGCGCTTCGGCGACCTTGTCGCCGTGGACGGGCTCGATCTCACCGTGGAGCCCGGCGAGATTCTGGCTCTGCTCGGCCCTAACGGCTCCGGGAAGACAACGGTCATTAACATGCTCAGCGGTCTGCTCCGGCCCACGAAGGGCCGGTGCCTGGTAGCGGGGCTCGACCCTGTCACGGACCCGGTCGGCGTGCGACGCCGCCTGGGCGTGTGCCACCAAGAAACGCTCCTTTACGATGAACTTACCGGGCGCGAGAACCTGTGCTTCGCCGCCGATCTATACGGACTCCCCCCGGCCTTGGCCCGGCGTCGCGCGGGAGAACTCCTCGAGCTCATGGGCCTCTCCCACCGCCAGCACGACCGCGTGGGGACGTACAGCGGCGGGATGCAGCGCCGCCTGGCGCTGGCGCGCGCCCTGCTGGCCGACCCCCCGGTCACTGTTCTGGATGAACCAACTCTCGGCGTCGACGTCCAGGCCAGAGCTGCCATCTGGGACTACATCCGCCTCCTGGCCGGACAGGGCAAGGCGGTCATGCTCACGACCAACTACATGGAGGAGGCCGAAGCCCTGGCCCACCGCATCGCGGTGATCGACCGCGGAAGGCGGGTCGCCCTGGGTACGCCCGAGGAACTCAAGGACCTGGTGGGCGGCGACATTATCGAGACGGAGCTGGCCGGAGACGCCGCTGCCTTTGCGCCGGCGGTACGGCAGCTTCCAGGAGTCCGGGGCGTTTCGGCCCAGGCCAGCCGTCTAACGTTAACCGCCCAGGACGGGGCGACTCTCCTACCCAAGGTCCTCGCCCTCCTCAGCGACTCGACGACGGTTCGGGCCGCCTCGCTGCGGCGGCCCAGTCTCAACGACACGTTCCTGCAACTGACAGGCCGAGAACTGCGCGATTAG
- a CDS encoding ABC transporter permease, producing the protein MRFSHGFWRALSGMAAKDLRLLARDPRAVIANLVPPLLLLLILGVTGAAGSRLPVALAPMGEGVYTSHLVELAGSIRTPTSPYFAIRTTNPDEALRGFAERRYLGVIEIPADFDTRIASGKPGEIILHLHNFNADQAKNFRMRAEVLAWTFNHEVLPADLYPVKTRLEMHEDRPVEVPFHHALVAGVAALAVLLGGTVGAGLGLAREFERGTSRLLLLSPANPLALALGRLVVGLVEAVLAGTVAYGVGRLLFGVPVEGRPAEVALVAVALGLYGASVGTVLALGAPRLPPAMVGAIFYSVLSWIFGGGMAETSLFTHVFPRPLLWLSRLNPATRGIDPIVRLINLGHTATLELDLGVLLAATAALLLVACRRFTRLSEGK; encoded by the coding sequence ATGAGGTTCTCGCATGGCTTCTGGCGGGCCCTTTCAGGTATGGCGGCCAAGGACCTCCGCCTCCTGGCCCGCGACCCGCGGGCGGTGATTGCCAACCTGGTGCCGCCCCTTTTGCTCTTGCTTATCCTGGGCGTCACGGGAGCGGCGGGGTCGCGCCTTCCCGTCGCCCTGGCACCTATGGGGGAAGGCGTCTACACTTCCCACCTTGTGGAGCTAGCCGGGAGCATCCGCACGCCGACCTCGCCGTATTTCGCCATCCGGACAACCAACCCCGACGAAGCGCTCAGGGGCTTCGCGGAGCGGCGCTACCTTGGCGTCATCGAAATCCCCGCTGACTTTGACACCCGTATCGCCTCCGGCAAGCCGGGCGAAATCATCCTGCATCTGCACAACTTCAACGCCGACCAGGCGAAAAACTTCAGAATGAGGGCCGAGGTCCTGGCCTGGACTTTCAACCACGAGGTGCTCCCAGCCGACCTCTACCCGGTGAAAACTCGCCTGGAGATGCATGAGGACCGGCCTGTGGAGGTTCCCTTCCATCACGCCCTGGTGGCGGGGGTCGCTGCCCTGGCCGTGCTCCTTGGCGGCACGGTGGGCGCTGGTCTTGGGCTGGCCCGGGAGTTCGAGCGCGGCACCTCCCGCCTGCTCCTTCTCTCGCCGGCTAACCCGTTGGCCCTGGCGCTGGGCAGGCTCGTGGTGGGGCTCGTCGAGGCGGTCCTGGCCGGAACCGTCGCTTACGGCGTCGGTCGTCTCCTCTTCGGCGTCCCCGTGGAGGGACGCCCGGCGGAGGTCGCCCTCGTGGCGGTGGCCCTCGGCCTCTATGGTGCCAGCGTGGGGACAGTTCTCGCGCTGGGTGCGCCACGCCTGCCCCCGGCCATGGTGGGCGCCATATTCTATTCCGTCCTGTCCTGGATTTTCGGGGGGGGCATGGCCGAGACAAGCCTTTTTACCCACGTCTTTCCCCGCCCGCTCCTCTGGCTCAGCCGACTTAACCCCGCGACCCGCGGAATTGACCCGATCGTCCGGCTGATAAACCTCGGGCATACGGCCACGCTGGAGCTGGACCTGGGCGTGCTCCTGGCCGCAACGGCGGCCCTCCTTCTCGTGGCCTGTCGCCGGTTCACCCGTCTGTCGGAAGGGAAGTAA
- a CDS encoding ABC transporter permease, translating into MHAFLRSAAGTLRKDLTIWRRDRPVLAVGVIAPLGLLLIMALFFGAGGRPDAAPVVLVSEGQGPVAARLAETFRSIRSQVSPWWKLLPPNPRLFASEEVPGMAVIPADFDQSLTLKFYLHNWNSDLDQNYRYRLAYTLGTLEAGFPENRGIRVVRRETLSRDVTWAAYMAGTTLAYAAMLAAILFGGVAAARETERGTARFVGSTPASPWALALGRTLAAAAGASISALVAWAFAALLWKVRVSGPASSLVAVLFLEALAFAGLGVFLGGLLRRQHLLMLPTGLIALPLWFLSGGIGPVALFPQTLQTLARWLPTTYAFGTVSQLVLFGSAGDFGLTLAVLAGTAIVTFGLAGVVTARPS; encoded by the coding sequence ATGCACGCCTTTCTCCGGTCAGCGGCAGGAACTCTCCGCAAGGACCTGACCATATGGCGTCGGGACCGGCCGGTGCTGGCGGTCGGCGTCATCGCGCCCCTGGGGCTCTTGCTCATAATGGCCCTCTTCTTCGGTGCCGGCGGCCGACCGGACGCCGCCCCAGTCGTACTGGTTTCGGAGGGTCAAGGGCCGGTCGCCGCGCGCCTGGCCGAAACGTTCCGCAGCATCCGGTCGCAGGTCAGCCCATGGTGGAAGCTGCTGCCGCCCAACCCCCGGCTGTTTGCCAGCGAAGAGGTCCCGGGCATGGCCGTCATCCCGGCCGACTTCGACCAGTCCCTCACTCTGAAGTTCTATCTGCATAACTGGAACAGCGACCTCGACCAGAACTACCGCTACCGCCTGGCCTACACGCTCGGAACGTTGGAGGCGGGCTTCCCTGAGAATAGGGGCATCCGGGTCGTCCGGCGGGAGACTCTGAGCCGCGACGTCACCTGGGCGGCCTACATGGCCGGGACGACCCTGGCCTACGCCGCCATGCTGGCCGCCATCCTCTTCGGCGGGGTAGCCGCCGCGAGGGAAACAGAACGGGGCACAGCACGCTTCGTTGGTTCGACTCCCGCCAGCCCCTGGGCCCTCGCTCTCGGCCGAACCCTGGCCGCCGCCGCCGGGGCGTCGATTTCGGCTTTGGTCGCCTGGGCTTTCGCTGCCCTCCTCTGGAAAGTGCGGGTCTCCGGTCCGGCGTCCTCGCTGGTTGCCGTTCTCTTCCTCGAGGCCCTGGCCTTCGCCGGGCTCGGCGTTTTCCTGGGTGGCCTCCTCCGGCGGCAGCACTTGCTCATGCTTCCCACGGGGCTGATCGCGCTGCCCCTGTGGTTCCTGAGCGGGGGCATCGGGCCGGTGGCCCTCTTCCCGCAAACCCTTCAGACGCTTGCGCGTTGGCTTCCGACGACCTACGCCTTCGGAACGGTGAGCCAACTGGTTCTCTTCGGAAGTGCGGGCGACTTCGGCCTGACCCTGGCGGTGTTGGCGGGTACAGCTATAGTAACCTTCGGCCTGGCTGGCGTGGTGACGGCCCGGCCAAGCTGA